One window from the genome of Chroococcidiopsis sp. TS-821 encodes:
- a CDS encoding response regulator: MTGSTQPLLLIEDSDEDFAAFERILRKASITNTIYRCVDGDEALDFLRHKGQYSDLTKAPRPAIILLDLNLPGTDGREVLEQIKQDEELKMIPVVVFTTSSNPKDIEICYRYGVNGYIIKPIDIKKLMRTVQVLIDYWFEAVILPNSVRG, translated from the coding sequence ATGACAGGATCAACTCAACCATTACTCTTAATTGAAGATAGTGATGAAGATTTTGCGGCGTTTGAACGTATTCTCCGCAAAGCATCAATTACAAACACTATCTATCGATGTGTTGATGGGGATGAAGCTTTAGATTTTCTACGTCATAAAGGACAATATAGCGACTTAACAAAAGCACCGCGCCCAGCAATTATTCTTCTCGATCTGAATCTACCAGGAACTGATGGAAGAGAAGTTTTAGAACAAATTAAACAAGACGAAGAACTCAAGATGATTCCGGTTGTGGTTTTTACAACTTCTTCTAATCCGAAAGATATTGAAATCTGTTATCGCTATGGAGTTAATGGTTATATTATTAAACCAATTGATATCAAAAAATTGATGCGAACTGTCCAAGTTTTAATCGATTACTGGTTTGAAGCAGTCATTCTTCCTAACTCAGTAAGAGGATAA
- a CDS encoding amidophosphoribosyltransferase, with product MCGIAGIIYRQPELYKNLGNDLLRLIQPLETRGPDSCGIGVYGSATQQLKILLFAAADVSWEEVKQWWENQTKVIKCDAIANGRRLILDTTDQPLDLTQIKQRLATAFPQVHLMSTGQLLEIYKEVGTAENLFQKYQLNNFTGSHGIGHTRMATESIVDTYHSHPFTAAPDLCIVHNGQISNYYKLRFTLEKKGIVFETDNDSEAIAHYIRYQLLQGFSLEQALQNLLNDIDGTYTFLVATTDKIALVRDKFAAKPAVIYETPEIVAIASEYRCFLNLPHYNPNAKISEPDAGEIKIWLTTNQPTPHLELV from the coding sequence GTGTGTGGTATAGCGGGAATTATTTATCGACAACCTGAACTATACAAGAACTTAGGTAACGATTTACTAAGATTAATTCAACCACTAGAAACACGAGGACCGGATTCGTGTGGAATAGGAGTTTATGGATCGGCAACACAGCAACTAAAAATTTTGTTATTTGCTGCGGCAGATGTCTCTTGGGAAGAAGTAAAACAATGGTGGGAAAATCAAACTAAAGTTATTAAATGTGATGCGATCGCAAACGGTAGGCGACTCATTTTAGATACTACAGATCAGCCTTTAGATTTAACACAAATTAAGCAACGCTTAGCAACGGCTTTTCCTCAAGTACATTTGATGAGTACAGGGCAGCTATTAGAAATATATAAAGAAGTAGGCACAGCAGAAAATTTATTTCAGAAGTATCAATTAAACAACTTTACCGGAAGTCATGGAATCGGACACACGCGCATGGCAACCGAATCAATCGTCGATACGTATCACTCGCATCCCTTCACCGCAGCGCCCGATTTGTGCATTGTGCATAACGGACAGATTTCTAATTACTACAAACTGCGATTTACCTTAGAAAAAAAAGGCATCGTTTTTGAAACCGACAACGATTCCGAAGCGATCGCCCACTACATCCGCTACCAACTCCTGCAAGGCTTCTCTTTAGAACAAGCCCTGCAAAATCTCCTCAACGATATCGATGGTACATACACCTTTCTCGTCGCCACCACTGATAAAATTGCACTCGTCCGCGACAAATTCGCTGCTAAACCAGCAGTCATCTACGAAACCCCAGAAATAGTTGCGATCGCCTCCGAATACCGCTGCTTTCTCAACCTCCCCCACTACAACCCCAACGCCAAAATCTCCGAACCCGACGCCGGAGAAATCAAAATTTGGTTAACCACCAATCAACCAACGCCACACCTAGAACTCGTATAA
- a CDS encoding chemotaxis protein CheW, protein MQSTSKFVVFQIANYLLALPAHSIVKVIYTPLSEKNIHTGLVHTAKYTITLLNLQEKLISDRNSQDTYNFIIITQSKIKELIAISVKEPPDFLELADENIRALPHSYPRKTLLQLSANIGVLAKANITTVFILDVDKIQHSFAEIDNQELA, encoded by the coding sequence ATGCAATCTACATCAAAATTTGTCGTTTTCCAAATTGCTAACTATTTATTAGCCTTACCAGCCCACTCGATTGTCAAAGTCATTTACACTCCCTTATCAGAAAAAAATATTCATACAGGGTTAGTTCATACAGCGAAATATACGATTACGTTATTAAACTTGCAGGAGAAGTTAATTTCTGATAGAAACTCTCAAGATACGTACAATTTTATAATTATTACTCAATCTAAAATAAAAGAATTAATAGCAATTTCTGTCAAAGAACCACCCGATTTTCTGGAACTAGCCGATGAAAATATTCGAGCTTTACCTCACTCTTATCCTCGCAAAACGTTATTGCAGTTATCAGCAAATATAGGTGTTCTTGCCAAAGCAAATATCACCACTGTTTTTATTCTGGATGTTGATAAAATTCAGCACTCATTTGCTGAGATAGATAATCAAGAACTTGCTTAA
- a CDS encoding FAD-binding oxidoreductase encodes MVETADIVVVGGGCIGASIALHLAQNHAGKIVLLEQKELANGASGKGIGIIRTHYTHPALAELAYLSQQRFHNFKELYGGYDSGFHPCGYFVLVGESDVATLKSVVQMHQSMNIKVDLIDLPQVQARVPHLNLDDVAAVAYEPHSGYGSPPQTTLAFAQRAADLGVEVLTQTPVKDIELDAAGKIHGVVTTKGAIATRTVVDCVGPWARKFTQNLGLEFPVNPVVEHVVVVERPVEFSQNHPVVSDLVNLCYSRSDPQQPYTRIGNSDPKYHPQFMLPDADDFHGQIYPQITEELHLKLIQRYPILEKGKVVEKYSGIWGVTPDYQPIIDRLEHIPGLYCAVGFSGHGYKLSPIIGEVMSQFILGDRTSIDKLNLFRFRRFQENDLVVSPVSYGQAKGLR; translated from the coding sequence ATGGTTGAGACAGCAGATATTGTTGTAGTTGGTGGGGGGTGTATTGGCGCATCAATTGCGTTACACTTAGCACAAAATCACGCGGGTAAGATAGTTCTACTAGAACAAAAAGAACTCGCAAACGGTGCATCGGGTAAAGGTATCGGGATTATCCGCACGCACTACACGCATCCTGCGTTAGCAGAATTAGCCTATCTGTCTCAACAGCGATTTCACAATTTTAAAGAACTTTATGGCGGTTACGACAGTGGCTTTCATCCTTGCGGTTACTTCGTGTTAGTCGGAGAATCTGACGTCGCCACGCTCAAATCTGTCGTGCAAATGCATCAATCAATGAATATCAAGGTCGATCTGATTGACTTACCGCAAGTGCAAGCACGAGTTCCTCACCTTAATCTCGATGATGTCGCGGCTGTAGCGTATGAACCACACTCAGGTTATGGTAGCCCACCACAAACAACGCTAGCGTTTGCCCAACGCGCCGCAGATTTGGGGGTAGAAGTGCTGACGCAAACACCTGTTAAAGATATCGAGTTAGATGCAGCTGGAAAGATACATGGTGTTGTCACTACGAAAGGTGCGATCGCTACGCGCACTGTTGTAGATTGTGTCGGTCCTTGGGCACGAAAATTTACGCAAAACTTGGGCTTAGAATTTCCTGTCAATCCGGTTGTGGAACACGTTGTTGTTGTCGAAAGACCAGTCGAATTTTCGCAAAATCATCCTGTGGTGTCTGATTTAGTGAATCTCTGCTATTCGCGCTCAGATCCACAGCAACCTTACACGCGAATTGGCAATTCTGACCCTAAATATCATCCACAGTTTATGTTACCAGACGCTGATGATTTTCACGGGCAAATTTATCCGCAAATTACTGAAGAATTACATCTAAAACTGATTCAACGCTATCCTATTCTCGAAAAAGGCAAGGTTGTTGAAAAGTATTCGGGTATCTGGGGCGTTACGCCCGATTATCAACCAATTATCGACCGTCTTGAGCATATTCCAGGCTTATACTGTGCCGTTGGATTTAGCGGTCACGGCTACAAACTTAGTCCAATTATTGGAGAAGTGATGAGTCAATTTATTCTCGGCGATCGCACCTCGATTGATAAGTTAAATCTCTTTCGCTTCCGTCGTTTTCAAGAAAATGACTTGGTCGTTTCACCCGTTAGTTATGGGCAAGCAAAAGGTTTGCGATGA
- a CDS encoding GntR family transcriptional regulator gives MTSIVAVNSNLPLHLAISEKLREQILSDEYSPGEQLPSEHQLMLQFNVSRITVRRAIANLVNQGLVISHRGKGVFVKDRKKVTRSLSNPLIFFDEDMARQGSTASIRSLSFDIVAPSPKVCKQLQLEEGTPQVYCQKKIILADRNPVAVDITYIPFDLGKTFATELQSSLIYPTLDSNGVSIERVETIVECTHATHEVSEFLDIPLGAPLLVNRYVAYTTGDKPVICGETLSRADTLCYSVTLTKQNTTVQAGKETPENR, from the coding sequence ATGACATCGATAGTAGCAGTTAATTCCAACCTTCCCTTACATTTAGCAATTTCAGAAAAGCTGCGCGAGCAAATTTTGAGCGATGAATACTCACCAGGAGAGCAACTACCAAGCGAACATCAGTTAATGTTGCAATTTAACGTGAGTCGAATTACTGTGCGCCGCGCGATCGCTAATTTAGTTAATCAAGGGTTAGTGATTTCGCATCGCGGTAAGGGAGTTTTTGTGAAAGACCGCAAGAAGGTGACGCGATCGCTATCAAATCCGCTGATCTTCTTTGATGAAGACATGGCGCGTCAAGGTTCTACCGCTAGCATTCGCAGCCTCAGTTTTGATATCGTTGCGCCTTCACCCAAGGTATGCAAGCAGTTACAGCTAGAGGAGGGTACACCACAAGTTTACTGCCAGAAAAAGATCATTCTCGCGGATCGAAATCCTGTGGCTGTAGACATTACTTATATTCCGTTTGATTTGGGTAAAACATTTGCTACCGAACTACAATCGAGCTTAATTTACCCGACACTCGATAGTAATGGTGTATCGATTGAACGCGTGGAAACGATCGTAGAATGCACGCATGCGACGCATGAAGTTAGCGAATTTTTAGACATCCCCCTGGGTGCGCCGTTGCTTGTGAATCGTTACGTGGCTTATACAACAGGAGATAAACCCGTAATTTGTGGTGAGACGCTTTCGCGCGCTGATACTTTATGCTATTCGGTAACGTTAACTAAGCAGAATACTACTGTTCAGGCTGGGAAGGAAACCCCAGAAAATCGGTAA
- a CDS encoding FMN-binding glutamate synthase family protein: MDSEKQVLKTSSTYTPEAIAAIQERAELGRYIIRGYGALRNVPRFDDLVFLTTSLTRLPLEGYREKCTTKTFIGTRYAKRPMELEIPITIAGMSFGALSYNAKVALGRAATLLGTSTTTGDGGMLPAEREASSKLVYQCLPSRYGFNPTDLKKADAIEIVVGQGAKPGGGGLLLGQKVNKVVAGMRTLPEGVDQRSPCRHPDWIGPDDLRIKIEELREATDWEIPIYVKMGATRVKDDVKLAVKAGADAIVLDGMEGGTAATQSIFQEHTGIPTLPALVQAVEALQEIGVYGEVQLVISGGIRSGPDVAKALALGADAVSLGTATLIAMGCNKPVYIEDYHKLGTEPYHCHHCHTGMCPVGITTQDAELMQRLPIDEATTYVANYLQSLVMEVQSLARACGKSDVHNLEREDLVALTLEASAMAKLPLAGTDFIMGQ, encoded by the coding sequence ATGGATAGCGAAAAACAGGTATTAAAAACAAGTAGTACGTACACGCCAGAAGCGATCGCGGCGATTCAAGAACGTGCAGAATTAGGGCGCTATATCATTCGCGGGTATGGGGCGCTGCGGAATGTTCCCCGCTTTGACGACCTCGTTTTTCTCACGACTTCCCTTACACGACTTCCCCTCGAAGGCTACCGCGAGAAATGCACAACGAAAACATTCATTGGTACGCGCTATGCTAAACGCCCAATGGAGTTAGAAATCCCGATTACAATTGCAGGGATGAGCTTCGGGGCACTTTCTTACAATGCTAAAGTGGCACTAGGACGCGCTGCAACCTTACTCGGAACCTCGACAACAACAGGTGATGGTGGGATGTTACCCGCCGAACGCGAAGCATCGTCTAAGTTAGTTTATCAATGCCTACCCTCGCGTTATGGATTCAACCCAACCGATTTGAAAAAAGCTGATGCGATTGAAATAGTCGTTGGACAAGGGGCAAAACCTGGTGGCGGTGGTTTATTACTAGGGCAAAAAGTAAATAAAGTCGTCGCCGGAATGCGGACATTACCCGAAGGTGTCGATCAGCGATCGCCGTGTCGTCACCCTGATTGGATTGGTCCTGATGACTTGAGAATAAAAATAGAAGAATTGCGCGAAGCCACTGATTGGGAAATTCCCATTTACGTCAAAATGGGTGCTACCCGCGTCAAAGATGACGTCAAACTTGCGGTTAAAGCGGGTGCAGATGCGATCGTCTTGGATGGGATGGAAGGTGGAACCGCCGCAACGCAAAGCATTTTTCAAGAACACACTGGAATTCCTACGCTTCCCGCACTAGTACAAGCCGTCGAAGCCTTACAAGAAATTGGCGTTTATGGCGAAGTACAACTTGTCATCTCTGGTGGTATTCGTTCAGGACCTGACGTGGCTAAAGCTTTAGCTCTAGGGGCAGATGCTGTGAGTTTAGGAACTGCAACTTTAATTGCGATGGGGTGTAATAAACCTGTATATATAGAAGATTACCACAAATTAGGCACAGAACCGTATCACTGTCATCATTGCCATACCGGAATGTGTCCTGTTGGCATCACAACGCAAGATGCAGAGTTGATGCAGCGATTGCCAATCGACGAAGCGACAACGTATGTTGCTAATTACTTGCAATCTCTCGTGATGGAAGTGCAAAGTTTAGCCCGCGCTTGCGGTAAATCTGACGTCCACAACCTCGAACGCGAAGACTTAGTTGCGCTGACATTAGAAGCCTCGGCAATGGCAAAGTTACCACTCGCTGGTACTGATTTTATTATGGGGCAGTAA
- a CDS encoding S-layer homology domain-containing protein, translating to MSKLLKTLIKGAIATPLMAASLYTSAVAQTPSTPPVPNNEQPGCLAGYPDGTFRGDRPVTRYEFAAGLNACLDRVNQLLPNRENLATRAEFEALIQRQRELNAEIRELNGRVSGE from the coding sequence ATGTCCAAGCTCTTAAAAACCCTAATAAAAGGCGCGATCGCAACTCCCCTGATGGCGGCAAGTTTATATACATCCGCTGTAGCGCAAACGCCAAGTACCCCACCAGTCCCAAACAACGAGCAACCAGGTTGCCTTGCAGGGTATCCTGACGGAACGTTTCGCGGCGATCGCCCAGTGACGCGCTACGAATTTGCAGCAGGATTAAACGCTTGCCTAGACCGTGTAAATCAACTGTTACCTAACCGCGAAAACTTAGCAACACGAGCTGAATTTGAAGCCTTAATTCAACGCCAACGCGAACTCAACGCCGAAATTCGCGAACTCAACGGTAGAGTGAGTGGTGAGTGA
- a CDS encoding ATP-binding protein, translated as MSQSEEIVVQPILTTYDKEFLHLSGAIQPHGLLFALKEPQLEIIQVSNNTFELLGFHPQALLNRSLKDLLSPTELHFIEGCLVKDFESVNPIKLSLAISNNIKNFDGILHRCGEILILELEPKLTQEDRDFIRFYHLVKGAIAKMQKAPTLLEMCQSITQEVQKLTGFDRVMIYQFDGKQAGKVVAEQKREDLTSYLGLHYPATDIPDQAKKLYMLNRLRLIPDINAQPKELVPLQNPITNQPLDLSYAVLRSVSPCHLEYLRNMGVTASMSISLNKDKKLWGLIACHHYSPKYVSYEVRTACEFLGQVMSLELANKEENENLDYKIRLKSIQTKFIEAMPLTENFMDGLVKDKANLLKLVDAQGVAICTNGDLSVAGKTPSKSDIYHLIEWVETKIDNDIFYTDCLPKHYPIAEKFKEVASGLIVLSISQMQKNYVLWFRPEVIQTVNWGGDPYGNFELSPRKSFELWQETVRSQSLPWKQCEIDAVLELRSAIVGIVLRKADELARINMELARSNSELDAFAYIASHDLKEPLRGIHNYSNFLIEDYADVLEAEGVSKLQTLVRLTQRMEDLINSLLHFSRLGRVELALRKTDLNELVNGVIDILNISLKETAVDIRIPRPLPSVYCDPVQMSEVFSNLISNAIKYNNKPDKIVEIGFLDSPPTQPESITLYVKDNGIGIKEKHFDAIFRIFKRLHPLNKYGGGTGAGLTIAKKIVERHHGKIWVESTYGEGSTFYFTLPSVRVSQ; from the coding sequence ATGAGTCAAAGTGAAGAGATCGTAGTTCAACCAATACTAACAACATATGATAAAGAATTTCTTCACCTTTCGGGAGCGATTCAACCGCACGGTCTACTTTTTGCGCTCAAAGAACCTCAGTTAGAAATTATTCAAGTTAGCAATAATACATTTGAATTACTTGGTTTTCATCCGCAAGCATTGCTCAATCGAAGCTTAAAAGATTTATTGTCTCCTACAGAATTGCATTTTATTGAAGGATGCTTAGTGAAAGATTTTGAAAGTGTTAATCCGATAAAGCTTTCACTCGCTATAAGTAATAACATTAAAAATTTTGATGGCATTCTGCATCGATGCGGTGAGATTCTCATTCTAGAACTAGAACCTAAGTTGACGCAAGAGGACAGAGATTTTATTAGGTTTTATCATTTAGTTAAGGGTGCGATCGCCAAAATGCAAAAGGCACCAACGCTATTAGAAATGTGTCAAAGCATCACGCAAGAAGTACAAAAATTGACAGGCTTTGACCGCGTGATGATCTATCAGTTTGATGGCAAACAAGCTGGGAAAGTTGTTGCAGAACAAAAACGCGAAGATTTAACTTCTTACTTGGGTTTACACTATCCTGCTACGGATATTCCTGACCAAGCAAAAAAATTGTATATGCTCAATCGCTTGCGGTTGATTCCTGATATCAACGCACAGCCAAAAGAATTAGTTCCTCTACAAAATCCAATTACAAACCAACCTCTCGACCTCAGTTACGCAGTTTTACGAAGTGTTTCCCCATGTCATTTAGAGTACCTCAGAAATATGGGCGTTACGGCTTCGATGTCGATTTCATTGAATAAAGATAAAAAATTATGGGGATTGATTGCTTGTCACCATTATTCTCCCAAGTATGTCTCGTATGAAGTTCGGACGGCGTGTGAGTTTTTAGGACAAGTGATGTCTTTAGAATTAGCAAATAAGGAAGAAAATGAAAATCTAGACTACAAAATTCGCTTAAAATCAATTCAAACAAAATTTATTGAAGCAATGCCCTTAACAGAAAACTTCATGGATGGTTTAGTTAAGGACAAAGCGAATTTACTCAAATTAGTGGATGCGCAAGGCGTTGCAATTTGTACGAATGGCGATCTATCCGTTGCAGGTAAAACGCCTAGTAAGAGCGATATTTATCATTTAATTGAATGGGTAGAAACAAAGATTGATAACGATATTTTTTACACCGATTGTTTGCCCAAGCACTATCCAATAGCGGAGAAGTTTAAAGAAGTTGCAAGTGGTTTGATTGTTTTATCCATTTCGCAGATGCAAAAAAATTATGTTTTGTGGTTTCGCCCTGAAGTCATTCAGACAGTCAACTGGGGTGGCGATCCGTACGGAAACTTTGAGTTATCGCCGCGTAAATCGTTTGAGCTTTGGCAAGAAACTGTGCGATCGCAGTCGTTACCCTGGAAACAATGCGAGATTGATGCTGTCCTAGAATTGCGGAGTGCGATCGTAGGAATTGTTTTGCGTAAAGCGGATGAACTCGCACGAATTAATATGGAATTAGCCCGCAGTAATAGCGAACTTGATGCATTTGCTTACATTGCTTCGCACGATCTTAAAGAACCGCTGCGGGGAATTCATAACTACTCAAACTTTTTGATCGAAGATTACGCAGATGTTCTTGAAGCCGAAGGAGTTTCAAAACTACAAACTCTCGTGCGCTTAACGCAGCGAATGGAAGACTTGATCAATTCCCTCCTTCATTTTTCGCGCTTAGGGCGCGTAGAATTAGCGCTACGCAAGACAGATTTGAATGAATTAGTTAACGGTGTTATTGATATTCTTAATATTAGCTTAAAAGAAACTGCGGTTGATATCCGTATTCCGCGACCTTTACCATCAGTTTACTGCGATCCAGTTCAGATGAGCGAAGTCTTTAGTAACTTAATTAGCAATGCTATCAAATATAACAATAAACCTGATAAAATAGTAGAAATTGGCTTTTTAGACTCCCCACCAACTCAGCCAGAATCAATAACTTTGTATGTAAAAGATAACGGAATCGGGATTAAAGAAAAACATTTTGATGCAATTTTTCGGATCTTTAAACGCTTACATCCACTCAATAAATATGGAGGTGGTACCGGTGCAGGGTTAACAATCGCTAAAAAAATTGTAGAACGTCATCATGGCAAAATTTGGGTAGAATCAACCTACGGAGAAGGAAGTACTTTCTATTTCACCTTGCCAAGTGTGAGGGTGAGTCAATGA
- a CDS encoding ATP-binding protein has protein sequence MVQKRTIVIIDDCQEDRDTYRRYLLKDETYKYEIFGEEYGENGLELCNLVQPDVILLDFLLPDINGLEFLSHLQLQTGKTNLPVIMLTGQGNEAVAVQAMKSGALDYLVKGETTAESLRIAIHNAIKRTHLQNLLAQSEQRFQTSVETMLDCFGICKSIRNDTGEIVDFTIEYVNAAACAFSKMNAAEQIGTSLLKLPLFSQAGLFDEICQVVKTGKPLAKEVLLYTDEERPQIRKALDIRVTQLGDGFAIAWRDITDRKCLEEERAQLLLQEQLARSAAEAANHSKDVFLAMVSHELRNPLTAILMYAQLLQAHKLTEEQISRAYETIERNVRLQKQLIDDLLDVSCIVSGKLHLNMQCVDLVVILQSAIDTVHPLAEAKAIQVELTIVPHQNQYDAVTPSVLFYGDATRLQQVFWNLLSNAVKFTPHQGRVQVKLECSDRAIQITVSDTGQGISPDFLPHVFERFRQADSTRHGGLGLGLAIVDHIVQLHGGSVKVESPGVNQGSTFTIEFPKTNILQTQTTSNCLSII, from the coding sequence ATGGTACAAAAACGGACAATTGTAATTATTGACGATTGTCAAGAAGATCGAGATACTTATCGCCGCTATTTACTCAAAGATGAGACGTATAAATACGAAATTTTTGGCGAAGAATATGGCGAAAACGGCTTAGAATTGTGCAACTTAGTTCAGCCCGATGTCATTTTATTAGATTTCTTGCTACCCGATATCAATGGGTTGGAGTTTTTAAGTCATTTGCAGTTGCAAACGGGTAAGACCAACTTACCTGTAATTATGCTAACCGGTCAAGGGAATGAAGCGGTCGCCGTCCAAGCTATGAAAAGCGGTGCATTAGACTACTTAGTTAAGGGAGAAACAACCGCAGAAAGCTTGCGGATTGCCATTCATAACGCGATTAAACGCACGCACCTGCAAAACTTACTTGCGCAAAGCGAACAGCGATTTCAAACTTCGGTGGAAACGATGCTCGACTGCTTTGGAATTTGCAAGAGTATCCGCAATGATACTGGTGAAATTGTAGATTTTACGATTGAATATGTCAATGCCGCCGCTTGCGCGTTCAGCAAGATGAACGCCGCCGAACAAATTGGCACCTCACTTTTAAAGCTACCGCTATTTTCTCAAGCAGGGTTGTTTGACGAAATTTGCCAAGTGGTGAAAACAGGCAAACCCTTAGCAAAAGAAGTTCTTTTGTATACAGATGAAGAGCGACCGCAGATTCGCAAAGCCTTGGATATCCGCGTGACACAACTCGGTGATGGTTTTGCGATCGCCTGGCGCGATATTACAGACCGCAAGTGCTTAGAAGAAGAACGCGCGCAATTACTCTTGCAAGAACAACTCGCCCGTAGTGCAGCAGAAGCCGCCAACCACTCCAAAGATGTTTTTCTAGCCATGGTTTCGCACGAGTTGCGTAACCCCCTAACAGCGATCTTGATGTACGCACAGCTACTGCAAGCACACAAGTTAACAGAAGAGCAAATTTCCCGCGCTTACGAAACAATTGAACGCAACGTCAGGTTACAAAAGCAACTGATCGACGATTTACTCGATGTATCGTGCATTGTTTCTGGTAAGCTGCACTTAAATATGCAATGCGTAGACTTGGTCGTTATACTGCAATCTGCAATCGATACTGTACATCCACTAGCGGAAGCGAAAGCAATTCAAGTTGAATTGACAATCGTACCACATCAAAACCAATACGATGCCGTAACTCCATCGGTACTCTTCTACGGTGATGCAACTCGCTTGCAGCAAGTGTTCTGGAACTTACTATCAAATGCTGTTAAGTTTACACCACATCAAGGACGCGTTCAAGTCAAATTAGAGTGTAGCGATCGCGCCATTCAAATTACCGTCAGCGATACTGGGCAAGGAATTAGCCCTGATTTTCTACCGCACGTCTTTGAGCGATTTCGGCAAGCCGACTCAACACGACACGGTGGATTAGGGTTAGGACTGGCGATTGTCGATCACATTGTGCAACTTCATGGTGGCTCCGTCAAGGTCGAAAGTCCTGGCGTTAACCAAGGCTCAACCTTTACAATCGAATTTCCAAAAACAAACATCCTTCAAACTCAAACCACATCAAATTGTCTGTCCATAATTTAA
- a CDS encoding cytochrome P450, which translates to MDNQKLPDGPSPSFIQRRINMLRWIFNPLAIVEKRYQQYGDIYVVAKNVSPLVVYISNPEALQQIFSAPAGTFDSSGANRVLLPLLGDRSLILLDGVAHQRQRKLLMPPFHGDRLKAYGEIIREITQQVISRWEVGKPFNVRASMQEISLRVILSAVFGLDQGDRFEELRKLLTRLLDAVGSPMSSMLLFFPSLQKDWGVWSPWGRFLNLRSQIDQLIYAEIAARRAADVQGDDILSLLLQARDENGQPMTDRELRDELVTLLFAGHETTASALSWALYWIDKLPEVREKLLQELDTLPPNADPSVVVRLQYLNAVCCETLRIYPIAINTFPRVVRSPIEIMGYHFEPGTLLLPSVYLVHHREDLYPEPKRFKPERFIERQFSPYEYLPFGGGNRRCIGLAFAQFEMKLVLATILTQYDLQLATKTPIKPTRRGPTVAPSGNLRMVVKQVRVQRSGGAEEQGSRGEIVGISH; encoded by the coding sequence ATGGATAACCAAAAACTTCCCGACGGTCCAAGTCCCTCCTTCATACAGCGTAGAATCAATATGCTGCGGTGGATTTTCAATCCGCTAGCAATAGTTGAAAAACGCTATCAGCAGTACGGCGATATTTATGTAGTTGCCAAGAACGTCTCACCGCTCGTTGTTTACATCAGCAACCCTGAAGCACTCCAGCAAATTTTTAGCGCGCCTGCGGGAACATTTGATAGTAGTGGTGCAAACCGCGTTTTATTACCACTGCTTGGCGATCGCTCGTTAATTTTACTCGATGGAGTGGCGCATCAACGCCAGCGCAAGTTATTAATGCCACCTTTTCACGGCGATCGCTTAAAAGCGTATGGCGAGATTATTCGCGAGATAACGCAACAAGTCATTAGCCGCTGGGAAGTGGGTAAACCTTTCAACGTGCGTGCGTCGATGCAAGAAATTTCCTTGCGCGTGATTTTGAGTGCGGTGTTTGGCTTAGATCAAGGCGATCGCTTTGAGGAACTGAGAAAGCTTTTGACACGGCTATTAGACGCGGTAGGTTCTCCGATGAGTTCGATGCTGCTGTTTTTCCCGTCGCTACAAAAAGATTGGGGAGTATGGAGTCCCTGGGGGCGTTTTTTGAACTTGCGATCGCAAATCGACCAATTAATCTACGCTGAAATTGCCGCCCGTCGAGCAGCGGACGTGCAAGGCGATGACATTCTTAGTTTACTCTTACAAGCACGCGACGAAAATGGTCAACCAATGACCGATCGAGAATTGCGTGACGAACTTGTAACGTTACTTTTTGCCGGACATGAAACGACAGCTTCGGCGTTATCGTGGGCATTGTACTGGATTGATAAGTTACCTGAAGTCCGCGAGAAGTTATTGCAAGAACTCGACACGCTTCCACCCAACGCCGATCCTAGTGTAGTTGTGCGGCTACAGTATTTAAATGCGGTTTGTTGCGAAACTTTGCGCATTTACCCAATAGCGATTAATACGTTTCCGCGCGTTGTGCGATCGCCAATCGAGATTATGGGCTACCACTTTGAACCTGGTACGCTGTTGCTTCCCTCAGTTTATCTCGTGCATCACCGCGAAGATCTCTATCCCGAACCGAAGCGTTTCAAACCCGAACGTTTTATAGAAAGACAGTTTTCGCCTTATGAATACTTACCGTTTGGTGGTGGGAATCGTCGTTGTATTGGACTAGCGTTTGCCCAGTTTGAGATGAAATTAGTTTTGGCAACAATTCTAACGCAATACGACTTGCAACTTGCAACGAAAACACCAATTAAACCGACTCGTCGAGGACCTACGGTTGCGCCTTCAGGAAATTTGCGCATGGTTGTGAAGCAAGTGCGGGTGCAGAGGAGCGGAGGGGCAGAGGAGCAGGGGAGCAGAGGAGAAATTGTTGGTATTTCTCATTAA